The DNA sequence GAGGCGATCGCAGGGAACGCGCTCGGCCGCCCGACCCATCTCCACTTCGTCATTCGCGAGGAGCGCCCTGATGGCAGGCTCGAGGGGATCCCGGTGTGGGACCTGCTGCGACGGGCGCTCCGGCCTTTCGGCTAGATCGTCACTCGCTCCTGAAGGTTCAGCTGCAAGGTGAGGCGCGCTTGCTCTTTAGCCACAATCACGACAGGCGTGCGAACTAGGCGGCGACGGCGGGAATCTACGTAAAAGCCTAAGCCCTCAAGGCTGTAAGCACCAAGCAGCGGTTGGATTCCCTTTTTGCCGAAGAGGACAAGCGCCGTTACCGATCGACCATCAATCTCCAAGCGTGCCTCTCCTACTTTCCACCGAGCCTTCCGCCCATCGGCGAACTGTACCGTTTCCTCGCCAGTTGGCGGGACTTTCAATGCGGAGAGGACATCTCGAGGGACCACGGTGAAGAACGCACCCGTGTCAACTAGAAAACGGAGCTTGCGCTGGCGCTTTGAGTCACCAAGACGGGCTAATGTTCCATTCACGTAGAAGATTGCCATGGCCATTTCGATTCTATTATCAAAGGAGGTGTGACTCAACCTCCCTCAATCTTCGCTAGATCGCCATCGTCGGGTCCAGGATGTCGCGGAGCCAGTCGCCCAGGATGTTGATGGCGAGCACGGTGAGCATGAGGACCAGCCCCGGGAAGGTGGCGAGCCACCAGGCCGTCGCCAGGTAGGTCCGGCTGTCGGCGAGCATGCCGCCCCAGGTCGGGGTGGGCGGCTGGACGCCCAGGCCCAGGAACGACAGGGCTGACTCCAGGATGATCATCTGCGCCACCGAGAAGGAGGCAAGCACGATCACCGGGGAAACTGCGTTCGGGAGGAGGTGGCGGAAGGCGATCCTGCGACCCGCGGCGCCGAGGGCCCGGGCCGCCTCCACGTAGGCCAGCTCGCGGAGCGTCAGCACCTGGGCGCGGACGAGCTTGGCGTAGGTGACCCAGCCGCTGATGCCGAGCGCCAGGACGACGTTGGTGGCACTGGCGCCGAGCACCGAGACGATCGCGACCACGAGCAGAATGAAGGGAAAGGCGAGCTGGATCTCGGCAAGCCGCATCAGGAGCCGGTCCACGGCGCCGCCCATGTGGCCCGCGATCAGCCCCAGGAAAGTCCCTACACTCCCGGAGAGGAGAACGGCCAGGAGCCCCACCATGAGCGAGATCCGTCCGCCGTGAAGGATGCGGCTCAGGATGTCCCGGCCTAGCTGATCGGTTCCCATCAGGTGGTCGGGCGAGCCTCCGACAATCCACATCGGCGCCTGCAGACGCTGGGCAAGCGATTGCTTGAGCGGCGGGTGTGGGGAAAGCACCGGGGCCGCTGCCGCCCCCGCGATCATGAGTGCCAGGACGGCCAATGCCACCCACCGACTCGGCCTCGCAGGCCGCACCTTGCCGCTTTCCAGCGGCGGCTTTGCCGCCGCAATCTTGGGGGAGGCCTCGGAGGGGGCCATTAGGGC is a window from the Candidatus Rokuibacteriota bacterium genome containing:
- a CDS encoding aspartyl protease family protein, which encodes MAIFYVNGTLARLGDSKRQRKLRFLVDTGAFFTVVPRDVLSALKVPPTGEETVQFADGRKARWKVGEARLEIDGRSVTALVLFGKKGIQPLLGAYSLEGLGFYVDSRRRRLVRTPVVIVAKEQARLTLQLNLQERVTI
- a CDS encoding ABC transporter permease, with product MAPSEASPKIAAAKPPLESGKVRPARPSRWVALAVLALMIAGAAAAPVLSPHPPLKQSLAQRLQAPMWIVGGSPDHLMGTDQLGRDILSRILHGGRISLMVGLLAVLLSGSVGTFLGLIAGHMGGAVDRLLMRLAEIQLAFPFILLVVAIVSVLGASATNVVLALGISGWVTYAKLVRAQVLTLRELAYVEAARALGAAGRRIAFRHLLPNAVSPVIVLASFSVAQMIILESALSFLGLGVQPPTPTWGGMLADSRTYLATAWWLATFPGLVLMLTVLAINILGDWLRDILDPTMAI